The genomic interval TCTTCCTTTGCTTTCATCTGCGTGTCAATCTGTCAGCATACAAACTATTACAAATGGATAGGGGATCTAGAAGATGCTTAGGGTTAGAGAAGTACATGTTTTGCATCAGGATTTTCGAATTCCAAGCTGTATCACAGAATCTGGGCCTACCAGGAATACACGTCTAGTAGTCTGGATTCGGAACACCACGATTCCTTTATATGCTGTTCGGGGCACACCATCCTACACAATGGATGGGTACACAAAAGTGACTCTACACCATTTCTTAAGAGATTATACTGATTGGTCTAAGAATATCAATTTACCTTCCATTCTTCAAATATGCCAAACTCCCCTGCTATGCGTTCAAACTCTGCTTGGTCTTTATACCGGATACGAACATCACCCTTTATATTTTGAGCCTTTAACACAAGGTCAGGACCTTGAATTGGTCGTGCTTGTCTCACTAGGCCAGAAAAGTACTTGGTATAGTTTCCCTTTGTAGACATGAGAGAGAaccaagttaaaaaaaaaaaaaaaacaagatttctTCACTAAATATACAAAGGATATGGTTCTACCTCTGTCAAGTATCCCAGGTCCATCGCGTTCCACTCAAcctttatattaaaatagaaaacctGTGATAAGGTAGTCATGCAACAAAAAGGAGTGAAGAACACACTTACCTTCACATCATTTAGCTTTATAGGTTCCAGGTACTGGCTGAAAAACTGTCCCAAACTAGACCCCTGCAAAATGAAAATGACAAGGTTATATGAATAAAGGGGAAACGCAATCTCCTCACTGTCTACGTCTCTGTCTCAAGAAATTATAGGACAAAGCCGCTATaatacatttttcacacagaagTCACAATTCATATTGGTGAGACCAGGCTGGttcaacaaaaatcaaaataatcagACAAGTGCAACTATAACAATGGAAACTCATAAGTCTCAGGTACTAACA from Raphanus sativus cultivar WK10039 unplaced genomic scaffold, ASM80110v3 Scaffold5848, whole genome shotgun sequence carries:
- the LOC130507796 gene encoding alpha-1,3-mannosyl-glycoprotein 2-beta-N-acetylglucosaminyltransferase-like, coding for MLKRSTWDELSPKWPKAYWDDWLRLKENHKGRQFVRPEVCRTYNFGEHGSSLGQFFSQYLEPIKLNDVKVEWNAMDLGYLTEGNYTKYFSGLVRQARPIQGPDLVLKAQNIKGDVRIRYKDQAEFERIAGEFGIFEEWKDGVPRTAYKGIVVFRIQTTRRVFLVGPDSVIQLGIRKS